One segment of Pseudoalteromonas rubra DNA contains the following:
- a CDS encoding regulatory protein RecX translates to MDQHEHEKKLKNYALWLLSRQEYSRQLIAQKLRAKEAEEAYITRLLDWLESLGYLDDKRYCASFLSQQVAKGLGEKRVMMDAQRKGVDKSYLQHLIEEQEVDWFSVALRAYEKKYSRSTIQLDYKEKSKRIRYMMSRGFRYDEIDYAIEAHSHGE, encoded by the coding sequence ATGGATCAACATGAGCATGAGAAAAAGCTGAAGAATTATGCGCTTTGGCTTTTGTCCAGGCAGGAGTATTCGCGTCAGTTAATTGCTCAGAAGTTACGGGCAAAAGAGGCTGAAGAGGCGTATATCACACGTTTACTTGACTGGCTTGAGTCGCTTGGTTACCTGGATGACAAGCGCTATTGCGCCAGTTTCTTGTCGCAGCAAGTGGCCAAGGGACTAGGTGAAAAACGTGTTATGATGGATGCGCAGCGCAAAGGTGTCGACAAATCATATTTACAACACTTAATAGAAGAACAAGAAGTCGACTGGTTTAGCGTGGCGTTGCGTGCCTACGAGAAAAAGTACAGCCGGTCGACAATTCAATTGGATTATAAAGAGAAGTCAAAACGAATTCGCTACATGATGTCGCGCGGATTTCGTTATGACGAAATAGATTATGCTATCGAGGCACACTCACACGGTGAGTAA
- a CDS encoding BPSS1780 family membrane protein produces the protein MPTEFKTFTAGYGLQWLKAGWIIFKSQPFTFVMMYLLMVVVSLVPFVFPPLQLVAVLASPFLTVGFYLAVVKKQQGEAITLADILVPFSTKGRRLNLFRFGLYQMGIALLLSALLGVLFGPALEVLQSVNEQSDEAQVLAQVIAQVTFADIAIFVVIQSLAMMAFAYALPLVFFRDEPRIIQAMKQSLLVFYHNMAPLTVFGLLVALLMLLSIPMSLVPLLVVMPIAYIGFFVSFQAIMSVSEPPASSDDTPPQQQQQSGRFDA, from the coding sequence ATGCCAACAGAATTTAAAACGTTTACCGCAGGGTATGGCTTGCAGTGGCTTAAAGCCGGGTGGATTATTTTCAAGTCCCAACCTTTTACCTTTGTCATGATGTACCTGCTCATGGTTGTAGTGAGCCTGGTGCCTTTCGTCTTTCCGCCATTACAGCTCGTGGCTGTACTGGCGTCGCCTTTTTTGACCGTGGGATTTTATCTGGCAGTGGTGAAAAAACAACAGGGTGAAGCGATTACCTTGGCCGACATTTTAGTGCCCTTTTCAACTAAAGGCCGGCGCCTGAATTTGTTTCGCTTTGGTTTGTACCAAATGGGTATTGCGCTGTTACTGAGTGCTTTGCTGGGCGTCTTATTTGGTCCTGCACTGGAAGTATTACAAAGCGTGAATGAACAGAGTGATGAGGCGCAAGTGTTGGCGCAAGTCATTGCACAGGTTACCTTTGCGGACATTGCGATTTTTGTTGTTATACAATCGCTGGCGATGATGGCCTTTGCCTATGCGCTACCCTTAGTATTTTTCCGTGATGAACCCCGTATTATTCAGGCGATGAAGCAGTCTTTGTTGGTGTTTTATCACAACATGGCACCTCTGACAGTATTTGGGCTGTTGGTAGCGCTGTTAATGCTGCTTTCTATCCCTATGTCGTTGGTCCCGCTATTGGTGGTGATGCCCATTGCATACATTGGGTTTTTTGTCTCGTTTCAGGCCATCATGTCTGTCTCTGAGCCGCCTGCATCAAGTGACGATACGCCACCGCAGCAGCAACAGCAAAGTGGCCGGTTTGACGCCTGA
- a CDS encoding GTP cyclohydrolase II yields MAQVRARVELNVGQRSHIPAEIVSFEGLQDGQEHVALVFNRADSEQSVPLIRMHSECLTGDVFHSSRCDCGEQLNESIEAMHQQGGVLLYLRQEGRGIGLYNKIDAYVLQSQGMNTYEANNHLGFDDDLRDFSDAVLMLQALGLDHVRLMTNNPRKLNALRDAGIEVEEVVGTHAHVKVGVAGNKNYLETKVKHGSHMLDIKKIKKPDEI; encoded by the coding sequence GTGGCACAAGTAAGAGCAAGAGTTGAGCTGAATGTTGGGCAGCGTAGTCATATCCCCGCAGAAATCGTCTCATTTGAAGGGTTACAGGACGGCCAGGAACACGTTGCCCTGGTGTTTAATCGTGCCGATAGCGAGCAGTCAGTGCCGCTGATTAGAATGCATTCTGAATGTTTAACGGGTGACGTATTCCACTCGTCACGGTGTGATTGTGGTGAACAACTTAATGAGAGTATTGAAGCGATGCATCAGCAGGGGGGGGTGCTTTTATATCTCCGTCAGGAGGGCAGAGGGATTGGGCTATATAATAAGATCGACGCATACGTGCTGCAGTCACAAGGCATGAATACCTATGAAGCGAATAATCACCTTGGGTTTGATGATGACTTGCGTGACTTTTCGGATGCGGTACTGATGTTGCAGGCACTTGGCCTGGATCACGTTCGGCTGATGACCAATAACCCCCGTAAGCTTAACGCGCTCAGAGATGCCGGGATTGAGGTTGAGGAAGTGGTGGGCACGCATGCACATGTTAAAGTGGGTGTGGCCGGAAATAAAAATTACCTCGAGACCAAAGTAAAACATGGCTCGCACATGTTAGACATTAAAAAGATCAAAAAGCCAGACGAAATCTAG
- a CDS encoding sensor domain-containing diguanylate cyclase, producing the protein MFNKHSLITRLTLLLSLVTLLFSVIYAKLYYRHVFDEELARASDTVMQIGKTVSSTASIAAYLEDKDLATEVVNGLVSNDIILSAALVSKDTLLAKSILHSGPGSIQIKLVNPFFLSEHIGLIHIAPNTQIIEQNAQNIALGGVRTMLVVILPIIILLTTLVYWQVTRPLNHLGKQLAKILPGSAQRLKIDKHAHHNEIGRIELGINTLLDKAEVLFEQERNLRAEVVELEKRFRLMFEQSSSPTLLVKDEGDILLINDAAKDLLVGMGVDIDERFPENLGLYCKTPDILYTFTENSIKQKQVMQSEFEFINPLTQTTVWLSIIVLNTLSDGKWYFQVFLADITLRKTMLNQLNKRAQRDSLTGLYNRYGAELMLLDWIDNQCTFSLLLIDLDKFKPINDVYGHNAGDALLKHVASQLSNTMGTTDLVCRWGGDEFLVARLDITQQELTRLAQALLEAINQPMPFEHREGQTELVVGASIGIAHFPQHAENLKGLVECADVAMYSIKKTSRNNFTFYSN; encoded by the coding sequence TTGTTCAATAAACACAGTTTGATCACACGGCTAACCCTTTTACTGAGTCTGGTGACGCTGCTTTTCAGTGTGATCTACGCAAAGCTCTATTATCGGCACGTGTTTGATGAAGAGCTGGCACGGGCCAGCGACACAGTTATGCAAATAGGGAAAACGGTGTCGTCTACAGCATCTATCGCCGCTTACCTTGAAGACAAAGATTTGGCCACAGAAGTCGTTAACGGGCTGGTGAGCAACGATATTATTTTATCAGCTGCGCTCGTCAGTAAAGATACTTTACTGGCCAAGAGCATATTACACAGCGGTCCGGGCAGTATTCAGATCAAACTGGTCAATCCGTTTTTTCTGTCAGAGCACATTGGCTTAATACATATCGCACCAAACACCCAAATTATTGAACAGAATGCACAAAATATCGCGCTGGGCGGCGTCAGAACCATGTTGGTCGTGATCCTGCCTATCATAATCTTACTGACGACCCTAGTTTATTGGCAAGTCACCCGACCCTTGAATCACCTCGGCAAACAATTAGCAAAGATCCTTCCAGGCAGTGCTCAGCGCCTAAAAATAGACAAGCACGCCCATCATAACGAGATAGGTCGTATTGAACTCGGGATCAATACCCTACTGGACAAAGCCGAGGTGTTATTCGAGCAAGAGCGCAACCTCAGAGCAGAAGTGGTGGAGCTGGAAAAACGCTTTCGGTTGATGTTCGAGCAGTCATCTTCGCCCACCTTACTGGTTAAAGATGAAGGAGATATTTTGTTGATCAACGATGCAGCAAAAGATCTGCTCGTTGGTATGGGCGTAGACATAGATGAACGATTTCCGGAGAATCTGGGACTGTACTGTAAAACCCCGGATATTCTTTACACCTTCACTGAAAACAGCATCAAACAAAAACAAGTGATGCAGTCTGAATTTGAATTCATAAACCCACTGACTCAAACCACCGTATGGTTGAGCATTATTGTACTCAACACACTGAGCGACGGAAAATGGTATTTTCAGGTGTTCCTTGCCGACATTACTCTGCGTAAGACCATGCTCAACCAGCTCAACAAGCGCGCGCAAAGGGACAGCCTCACTGGACTGTATAATCGCTACGGTGCAGAGCTCATGTTACTCGACTGGATAGACAATCAATGTACATTTAGCCTGCTGCTCATAGACTTAGACAAGTTTAAACCAATCAACGACGTGTATGGTCACAATGCTGGAGATGCGCTGCTCAAGCACGTAGCAAGTCAATTATCTAACACGATGGGCACCACAGACCTGGTTTGCCGCTGGGGGGGAGATGAATTTTTGGTTGCCCGGCTGGATATAACACAACAAGAGCTTACTCGTCTTGCTCAGGCACTACTCGAAGCAATCAATCAGCCTATGCCATTTGAACATCGTGAAGGACAGACCGAGCTGGTGGTGGGTGCCAGTATCGGTATTGCGCACTTCCCTCAGCATGCAGAAAACCTAAAAGGCCTGGTGGAATGTGCTGACGTCGCAATGTACAGCATTAAAAAGACCTCCAGGAATAACTTTACCTTTTATTCCAATTGA
- a CDS encoding DUF3087 domain-containing protein — MQLLDIDKTRYRKHLNIVIAACIAALVAGSLGFARILIVAFPDPDGSHFHWNLTGVVLTCVIIAAVLKQVQYHPFMYEVNYVWQLKQALNKVTRKMAKVKVAAQQGDVDAMLAMHFSYSGSRQLWQLDDNTLTMEELGIWQAELDALTKQYQVTLDLARYDSALLDKF; from the coding sequence ATGCAATTACTGGACATAGATAAAACACGTTACAGAAAACACCTAAACATAGTGATCGCGGCCTGTATTGCGGCCCTGGTCGCTGGCAGCTTAGGGTTTGCCCGGATTTTGATTGTTGCTTTCCCGGATCCGGATGGGAGTCACTTCCATTGGAACCTGACTGGGGTTGTGCTGACGTGTGTGATAATCGCTGCGGTACTCAAACAGGTGCAGTATCACCCGTTCATGTATGAAGTGAACTATGTCTGGCAGCTCAAACAGGCGCTGAATAAGGTTACCCGAAAAATGGCCAAAGTTAAGGTGGCCGCACAGCAGGGTGATGTCGATGCCATGCTTGCCATGCACTTTAGTTACAGTGGTTCGCGTCAATTATGGCAGCTTGACGATAATACGTTGACGATGGAAGAGCTAGGCATCTGGCAGGCAGAGCTCGATGCGCTGACCAAGCAATATCAGGTAACACTGGATTTGGCCCGGTACGATTCGGCTTTGTTAGATAAGTTCTGA
- a CDS encoding energy transducer TonB gives MNGQFLAEQSPRPYQTLNKVLLSFLGACGVTFAAFAFMQHLISQDLEFKQDPITYTPVFLPTLKQDSPVEIRDKLPPPPKPVPKAPPKPTVNAETPTVALNGLGSAPVVETGPIQMGSSMKPTDMQATPIVRIEPRYPAVAARDGTQGWVELHFTISETGEVVDARVANAEPKRVFNREALKALKRWKYRPQVVNGQPQRQPGQKVVLEFKLNQN, from the coding sequence ATGAACGGTCAATTTCTAGCAGAACAATCGCCTCGTCCTTACCAGACCCTGAACAAGGTATTATTGTCGTTTTTGGGCGCCTGCGGCGTCACCTTTGCTGCATTTGCTTTTATGCAGCACTTAATCAGTCAGGATCTGGAGTTTAAACAGGATCCAATCACTTATACGCCTGTATTTTTACCCACGTTAAAACAAGATAGTCCGGTTGAAATCAGAGACAAGCTGCCGCCTCCGCCTAAACCTGTGCCGAAAGCTCCACCAAAACCAACGGTGAATGCAGAAACGCCAACCGTGGCGTTAAACGGGCTTGGCAGTGCGCCAGTCGTCGAAACAGGCCCTATACAAATGGGCTCATCGATGAAACCAACCGATATGCAGGCAACGCCCATCGTCAGAATTGAGCCTCGCTACCCGGCTGTCGCGGCACGTGATGGTACGCAAGGGTGGGTTGAGCTGCACTTTACAATTTCTGAAACAGGCGAAGTAGTCGACGCCAGAGTCGCCAATGCTGAACCCAAACGTGTGTTCAACCGTGAGGCATTAAAAGCCTTAAAGCGCTGGAAATACCGCCCTCAAGTGGTGAACGGTCAGCCCCAGCGACAGCCCGGACAAAAAGTCGTGCTGGAGTTCAAGCTCAACCAGAATTAA
- a CDS encoding RNA polymerase sigma factor — MLLALKNWLSANEPEPADPLYEFKLSGDNKYLELAIDKYNHDLYHFLLTQSDSELAKDVCQKIWLTVVEKRQAYHTSQAPKAFLFKLARNALIDELRKQNRLTYMEHPEQQLSVPTERTVRSHQSLYDAILLLPLQQREAISLQLEGFSLQQIASITDAPQETIKTRLRYARTALKHALGDDDE, encoded by the coding sequence ATGCTACTTGCTTTGAAAAACTGGCTGTCGGCAAACGAACCCGAGCCTGCCGACCCTTTATATGAGTTTAAATTGAGCGGAGACAACAAGTATCTGGAACTGGCGATAGACAAGTATAACCACGATTTATATCACTTTTTGCTGACCCAAAGTGACAGCGAACTGGCCAAAGACGTGTGCCAAAAAATCTGGCTAACCGTCGTTGAAAAACGTCAGGCCTATCACACCAGCCAGGCACCGAAAGCCTTTTTATTCAAGCTGGCCCGGAACGCACTGATCGACGAATTGCGTAAACAAAACCGGCTTACCTATATGGAACACCCGGAACAGCAGCTGTCTGTTCCAACGGAGCGCACTGTACGGTCCCATCAATCCTTGTACGATGCAATTTTATTACTACCACTACAGCAAAGAGAAGCCATAAGCCTGCAACTGGAAGGTTTTTCATTGCAACAAATCGCCAGTATCACTGACGCCCCGCAGGAAACCATTAAAACGCGCCTTCGTTATGCCCGCACGGCGCTTAAGCACGCATTAGGAGACGATGATGAGTGA
- a CDS encoding Na+/H+ antiporter NhaC family protein yields the protein MSWYSILPPLIAIAVVFWRKEVIVALILALISSEFLLALNGGGNALFSTFINSIERIVSVATSPGNSRILLFSIVIGALLAYIRESGGVGATVNKLLNIGVAKNKRQVGLLTMFTGMAVFIESNMSVLTSGIVSRGLFDKFKMSRARLAYIIDSTSAPVCILILLNGWGAYVLGLLSNYELEQSAVSILWGSVAFNFYAIIALLIVFYTIVFDKVHGPMKVAEHALAKQDQEIDKGPAASKARFMLVPLATLIISMLGFMLWTGGGELAQGSGSKSVLYATVLATAVAYLLLLKARHFTHQQLVDVGFKGMGELLPLVSIVLLSLTLGASLKELGTGVFVASLVGDYLPVYFIVPVLFLTGAVMSFTTGTSWGTFAILIPIGVPLIQTLGLPPSLVVGAILSGGIFGDHCSPISDTSAVSALASGCDLLTHVKTQLPYAMVGGVLALISFFVASIVMI from the coding sequence ATGTCCTGGTATTCGATTTTACCGCCTTTGATAGCTATTGCCGTGGTGTTTTGGCGCAAAGAGGTCATTGTGGCGCTGATCCTGGCGTTGATCTCTTCAGAATTTCTACTCGCGCTAAACGGTGGTGGTAACGCGCTATTTTCCACCTTTATTAATAGTATTGAGCGTATTGTGAGCGTTGCTACCTCTCCCGGCAACAGTCGAATTTTACTGTTTAGTATCGTGATTGGTGCGCTACTGGCTTATATCAGAGAATCAGGTGGCGTCGGTGCGACAGTGAATAAACTGCTGAATATTGGCGTTGCAAAAAATAAGCGCCAGGTTGGCCTGTTGACCATGTTCACGGGGATGGCGGTATTTATTGAGTCAAACATGAGTGTGCTGACCTCAGGGATCGTATCCCGGGGCTTGTTTGACAAATTTAAAATGAGTCGCGCACGTTTGGCATATATTATCGACAGCACCAGTGCACCTGTGTGTATTCTTATCCTGCTTAACGGCTGGGGCGCGTATGTGCTGGGTCTGTTAAGTAATTATGAGCTGGAGCAATCGGCGGTCAGTATTTTGTGGGGCAGTGTGGCATTTAATTTTTATGCCATCATTGCTTTGTTGATAGTGTTTTACACCATAGTGTTTGACAAAGTACATGGCCCAATGAAAGTGGCAGAACACGCGCTGGCAAAGCAAGACCAGGAAATTGACAAAGGTCCGGCTGCCAGTAAAGCGCGCTTTATGTTAGTGCCTCTGGCGACACTTATCATCAGTATGCTGGGTTTTATGTTGTGGACAGGTGGGGGTGAACTGGCTCAAGGCAGTGGCTCTAAATCGGTTTTGTATGCCACGGTGCTGGCAACAGCGGTAGCTTACTTACTGCTTCTTAAAGCTCGCCATTTTACGCATCAACAACTGGTTGACGTGGGCTTCAAAGGTATGGGAGAACTGTTGCCTCTGGTGAGTATCGTATTGCTGTCACTGACGCTGGGTGCAAGCTTAAAAGAGTTAGGCACTGGGGTTTTTGTTGCATCGTTAGTGGGTGATTACTTACCCGTTTACTTTATTGTACCAGTGCTGTTTTTAACAGGGGCTGTGATGTCTTTTACGACAGGAACATCCTGGGGCACCTTTGCCATTCTTATCCCGATAGGGGTGCCATTGATCCAAACTTTGGGACTGCCTCCATCGCTGGTTGTCGGCGCGATACTCAGTGGCGGGATTTTTGGTGATCACTGCTCGCCGATTTCAGATACCAGCGCTGTGTCAGCATTGGCATCTGGCTGCGATCTGCTGACTCACGTAAAAACGCAACTTCCTTATGCAATGGTCGGTGGCGTGCTGGCACTGATCAGCTTCTTCGTCGCCAGTATCGTAATGATTTAA
- a CDS encoding MurR/RpiR family transcriptional regulator, with the protein MSTFIKIKALRPTLSQSEAKLADFTLSSGTQIRTLSSIELAKAAGVSQSSVVKFAQKLGYRGFPAFKLAVVDALNEQTSEQTSRSTQFEQSDSLADISEKLIANQHKTLSATQKLNNGSEFERTVQALKAARKVLICAKGASWSVAQDFAFKLQKVGISAVCHSDEFNAASYVASMGKEDLLVVISNSGQTKALLKLAEQAKRNECRVFAITRYGDSQLSEMAEHVLFTVQEAEPINHSAILTRASQCYLIDTLFVALAQSNLHWQRRVERANDNMRAIFND; encoded by the coding sequence ATGTCTACTTTTATTAAAATAAAGGCATTAAGGCCAACTCTCTCACAAAGTGAGGCAAAACTCGCCGACTTTACCCTTAGTTCGGGGACCCAGATCCGTACCTTATCGTCCATTGAACTGGCCAAGGCAGCCGGCGTTAGTCAGTCCAGTGTCGTAAAGTTTGCACAAAAATTGGGGTACCGGGGTTTTCCGGCTTTCAAACTCGCGGTTGTGGATGCACTGAATGAGCAAACTTCCGAGCAGACATCCCGCTCGACACAGTTTGAGCAAAGCGATTCGTTGGCTGATATCAGCGAAAAGCTCATCGCCAATCAACACAAAACGCTGAGTGCAACTCAGAAACTCAATAATGGCTCAGAATTTGAGCGCACGGTGCAGGCCTTAAAAGCGGCGCGCAAAGTACTGATCTGCGCCAAAGGTGCATCCTGGTCTGTTGCGCAAGATTTTGCCTTTAAACTACAAAAAGTAGGCATTTCTGCGGTGTGTCACAGCGATGAATTTAATGCAGCCAGCTATGTTGCGTCGATGGGCAAAGAGGATCTGCTAGTTGTGATCAGCAATTCAGGCCAGACAAAAGCACTTCTTAAACTGGCCGAACAGGCAAAGCGCAATGAGTGTCGCGTATTTGCTATCACGCGTTATGGCGACTCTCAGCTCAGTGAGATGGCGGAGCATGTCTTGTTTACCGTACAAGAGGCTGAGCCGATTAATCACAGCGCCATACTCACCCGGGCATCCCAATGCTACCTCATTGATACGCTCTTTGTTGCCTTGGCTCAGTCAAACTTGCACTGGCAACGCCGGGTTGAGCGGGCAAATGATAATATGCGCGCGATTTTTAACGACTGA